DNA from Podarcis muralis chromosome 13, rPodMur119.hap1.1, whole genome shotgun sequence:
TATCTGCGTCAGACATGAAAATAGTGATTTCAAAATCATTAGATTTTATCTTTATTAtaaatgatttaaaatattttcaattgTTTTACTATTTTTGCGCAGAAAGAGAAACGTAATCAATGCTGTAGACGTTGCAAATTGGGGAAGAATAGGGTGAATAGATTTGCCGTCATCTTCCACAATGCTGATTTCAGTTGCCTATTCCGTATACTATAGATTATTGGGTTCATAACTGGAGGAAACATGCAATAGAACATAGAAAGCACAAGATCCATGACTGATGGGGACCCAGAAGTTGGCTTTAGATAGGCAAATGAACCACTGGCAAGAAATAAGGATATTACAATAAGATGTGGCAAGCAAGTTGAGAAGGCTTTTTCCTTCCCCTGGGCAGAAGGAATTCTTAGAACTGCCCTGAAGATCTGAACATAAGAATAAACTATCAGAGCAACATAAGTAATGGCTAGAAATATACCAACACAAATAACCCGAAATGTGATGATATATGAATCAGAACAAGCAATTTTAAATAACTGTGGGATTTCACAGAAGAACTGGTTGATTTCATTGGAACAGAACTCAAGTGTGAATGTGCTTCCAGTGTATATTGTAGAATACAGAAGCCCACCAACCCATGCACAGATTGCCAGTTGGACGCATGTCTTTCTATTCATGATAGTCTCATAGTGCAGTGGACAGCAGATGGCAATGTAGCGGTCATATGCCATAATACCAAGGATGAACAAGTGAGATCCAATAAAAAGAATGAGAAAGAAAACCTGGCAGATGCATCCACTGTATGAAAT
Protein-coding regions in this window:
- the LOC144325363 gene encoding olfactory receptor 14A16-like, producing MNSLVPNTYTMFNQSSGLMEFILHGFSDTQEMETFRFIAFLLIYLLALIENLLIITVISCSPQLHKPMYFFLANLAFQDIGSISVTVPKSLSNSLMNTKTISYSGCICQVFFLILFIGSHLFILGIMAYDRYIAICCPLHYETIMNRKTCVQLAICAWVGGLLYSTIYTGSTFTLEFCSNEINQFFCEIPQLFKIACSDSYIITFRVICVGIFLAITYVALIVYSYVQIFRAVLRIPSAQGKEKAFSTCLPHLIVISLFLASGSFAYLKPTSGSPSVMDLVLSMFYCMFPPVMNPIIYSIRNRQLKSALWKMTANLFTLFFPNLQRLQH